DNA sequence from the Parasphingorhabdus cellanae genome:
CGGCTCAATACCATAATGATCGGACAGCGCGCCGGTAACCATGGCCTCAAATCGCATGGTCGGACGCAAATCCCGGTTGTCCAGCAAGTTGGCGGGCGCTAGGCCCGGCCAGTCAGCTTGTACCGTACCGCCATTTTTTAGAGCACCTCCGAAAAGCATTGCAGCCGATCCGGTACCGTGGTCCGTCCCTCCCGTGCCGTTAAAAGCAACGGTACGACCAAATTCGGTTGCAACCAGCACAAGTGTGTTGTTCCAATTTTCTCCAAGGCCATCCCGTAAGGCCGCGATCAGCGCATCCGCCTGTTTCAACTGATTACCAAGCCGTCCTTTTTGACGGCTGTGCGTGTCCCAACCATTGGTCTCTAGCATCAAAACCCGCGCACCAGCGAGCCCGCTCATCAATCCGGCAGCCATCGAACCAATCGCCGCACCACCGCGCATTTGGCCTTGCTGCATATTCGCCATCGCATCGGCGGCCAAAGCATCTTGCCACAAGGATGAGAGCGCAGGATCCTCAGCATAGAGCATCGCGACCCGCTGCATTAAATCGCCATCCGGTCCTTTGGCTCGGGACTTTTCATAGCTACTCGCCGGCACCGGACCGCGCAAGATCAGCGGTACAGCTGGCGCTATCGCCATTGCCTTGGCACTCTCTGCAGGCAGTAGAGATAGGAGCCGGTTCATCCATCCATCATCTCGGCCATAGGGCTGCATCGCCCCAGATTCCATGACATTCTGGGCATCGAAATGGGAGCGTTCGCGATAACCAGAGGCCAGCGCATGGAGAAAGCGGGCTTGCTTTTCCCGATACAGTTTGGCTGATTCAACCATAGCGGGATGCAGTGTGAAAAAACTATCAAGCTTGTTGCCAGTCAGAGCTTCCTGTGCCAGATCGCCGCGCGCTGGCAGATAATCGGGATCGCCAGTCGGGGCAATCGTCGCCAGACCATCGGCTGCTCCACGCTGCAGAATGAAAACAAACCGCTTGTCGGTGGCTGCCGATGCCCATGCCATCCCAGGATATGCCACACTCATGGCTAGACCTGAAAGACCGGCGGCAATAACGGAACGACGATGATATTGCATGGCTATCTCCGCAAAAATTCTGGTGAGACAAGTAACAGCGACAGGCCTTGAGACGGGCTTTCCGCGCGAGCGACAGCTTCAACGGTATTGTTAGCGAGTACACCCGGTAAAATTTGCGGAGCTAATGCCCGCGCATCGATACGATCTGCGCTGCGTCGCGCAATGCGTTCTGCCAACTCTACCCGCCGCATCAGCGCCGCACTCCCTGCCCAAGTTGCGGTTTCGTCGGCGTAGCCCGCGGGTGACCCCGGCTTCCAGACCGGTTGACCTAGTTGGCGCAACAGTTGTGCTGTTTTCATATTGGTCGGCAAATCACGCACATTCAACGCGCGTAATGATGAAACCAACCATTCCCATGGCGATTTAAATTTCGCCTGCGCACCGTTCCACGGTGTTGGCCAAGCCTCTGGCGCTTCGACCAGCGTGCGATAGAGTGATGGGAGGTCACCGCCCGTGCTCAGGAAATCGTCTTCGAGCCTATTGACCAATTTTTCCGGCGGCTTATCCGAAACGAAATGCCGCGCCAGCTTCATCGCAACGTGGCGCGCTGTGGCTGGATGAACCGCAAGATCAGAGAGAATCGCCTTGACTTGGTCAGCCCCTTCAGCACCATAGGTTTTGTCCATGATCCGCCGCTGACCGGGCTCGTGGACAGCATCTATAAAAACGGTGTCTCCCGTTTTCGCACTTTCCGCCAACCGGCGCTGCGCTGGTCCGCCCTGAAATCCTGCGATTGTCCAGCCCGTTAGCGCACGCGCCAATTCGGTAACGTCAGACTGATCATAGCCGGTGCGAACACCAAGCGTATGCAGCTCCAAAATCTCCCGCGCGAGATTTTCATTCAGCCCGAATTGCTTGCCGCGCCGCTGCGATATGCGCTTTGCCATGGGGCTTGATGGACCGACCGATTGCGCCTGATCCAAAAATAATAACATCGCCGGATGCTGGACCGCAGCAAATAACAGATCGGAGAACTTACCCATGATATGCGGCCGAATAGCTCTAAATTCATAGTTGCCCGAAAGCGCCACCACCGGCGGTTTTTCGACAGAAATGGCAAAATGATTCGACCAAAAATGGACCAGTCGCTCCGCAAAATCCGTATCGCTATTCAGAGCGACGGTCAGCCGCGCATCGACCGCTTCCATATGGATATTTTGCAGAGATTTGCGGGACTCTTTTCGTTGCGCCTCCAGCATCGCGATTTGATCTTCAGTGCCGGCCTTGTTTTTCCGCATATTCCGAAACTGCTTCGCGTCCATACGATAAGACTGAAACGCACTGGCAATAGCCTGGCGTGAAGGCTGAGCTGCAACTACCTGTGGTGAAGGATCAAAACGTATCAGCTGATCTAACAGCCACGCTTGCTGTCTATCCGAGCTGCCATAGTCCGGACGGTGGCCGAGACCGAACCGGTTCATGGCTATGGCTTTCGCGATGGTCATATTCACTCCCAATCGTGCCTGCCCCAGCCCCAAACATAGTTCGCGACTATTTGCCAGCAACCGAAAATTTGTATCACTTTGTCGCAAACATATTTAAATCATTATTTACAAAATCTTACGGGAAATTTCTGTCTGTCTCTTCAAAGAAAACTTGGTGGCTATTTCAGTATGGAGGCAGCTTTAGCGTATCACCAAAATGAATTTTGAACGCCACACGGAATTGGGCCACCCTTGGAAAGTTGAGTAAACCCACAAAGGCCCTTCAAAAAATGCCCTCTCTCTATAATTGCCCAACAGGTTAGTCGACTATGTGCGACTGTTGAACTGAGATATTGAAGCGAGCACCCGATCGATGGTGGCAGCCTCAACCTAGCGCGCGGACGGCGTGTCCCTCGCGTTGGCGCGTTTGCCAATTTTCATCTATCCAGCTCGGCGCGGTTGATGCAGACAACAAGGGGGTTCCCAAAATCATGTCCGAAGCGCGCTCGGCGACCATGATCGTTGGCGCATTAATATTCCCGTTGGTGACGGTGGGAAAGACCGAAGCATCCACGACGCGCAAGCCGTCGAGACCGATTACCCGACACTGTGTGTCAACTACGGCCATGGCGTCGCTTTCTGATCCCATTTTGCATGTGCCACAAGGATGATAGGCACTTTCCACATTATCCTTTACCCAGGCATCAATCTGGGCATCTGTTTCAACTTGTATACCGGGCTGTAGCTCTTCGTCGCGATATACATCCATCGCCGGTTGTCCGATAATCTCACGCGTCAGTCTTATGCATTGTCGCCATTTCGTGACATCATCTGAATGCTGCATATAATTGAACGTGATGATTGGCGCGGCAGCGGGGTCTGTAGAGGGGATATGCACATGCCCCCGACTTTTGGGCTTGTTGGGTCCGACATGAACCTGAAAACCATGGCCTTTTAAAGACGGTGTGCCGTCATAGCGCATCGCGGCTGGCAAAAAATGATATTGGATATCCGGTGACTTGATACCAGCGCCCGATCGAATGAAGGCACAGGATTCAAAATGATTGGTCGCACCAAGACCGGATTTAAAAAAGAACCAGCGCACCCCGATCAGAAGCTTGCTAAACCATCCCAGCTTATTGTTCAAACTCACAGGTTCTTTACAGCGAAACTGAAAATAGATTTCCAGATGATCTTGAAGATTTTCCCCGACACCAGGCAATTCATGCAAGACTTCAACACCGGCTTTGCTCAGCACAGGCGCCGCTCCAACACCGGAGCGCTGCAAAATTGCTGGCGAAGCGATGGAACCGGCGGACAGGATTATCTCCTTACCAGCAAATATAGTCTTCTGCACACCGCCATGAGTCAGAACCACACCGACAGCCCTTTTGCCTTCCAACACTATGCGATCAACTAGCGCATCGGTCCATACGGTCAGATTAGCTCGCGATTTTACGGGATCGAGATAGGCTCGGGACGTGGACTCCCGGATGCCGCCACGCACCGTCATATGCATTGCGCCGAACCCCTCCTGACGAAAACCGTTATAGTCTTCCGTGGACGGATATCCCGCCTCGACGCCGGCGTCGATAAAGGCCTGATAGAGCGGATTGCCAGTCATATCATTTCCGCCGCCGACACCCAGCGGTCCGCAGCCGCCGCGATAGTCATCTGCGCCAGCTTGCCAGGTCTCTGATCGCTTGAAATAGGGTAAGCAATTGGCATAGCTCCAACCTTCTGCCCCCGCCTGCTCCCATTCTTCAAAATCGCAAGCATTACCGCGAACATAAACCATGCCGTTGATGGAAGATGTCCCGCCCAACCCCTTACCGCGCGGACAGGTAATTTGACGGCCATCAAGCGCAGCTTCGCTCTCAGACATATATCCCCAGTTATACGTATCGGACGCCATGGGATAGGACAGCGCAGTGGGCATCTGGATCAGGATATTTTTATCGCTACCGCCAGCTTCCAGTAACAACACGCGGTTCTTGCCATCTTCTGTAAGGCGGTTGGCCAGCACGCACCCGGCAGACCCTGCGCCAATTATGATGTAATCCCAGTCAGAAGCGGTTGGCATGCGTTTTACCCTTAAAACGAAGCGGCTGCTAGTTGACGTCGCCGCTGAAAAATCAGCGCGTATATACAAGCGTAGAGCAAAATGACCACCATACCGATCCACTCAATTTTCAGCGGTGTGAATTGGTATAGCAGGATCAACCCAAAGAGCAGACCCCAATGGACGGCAATATAGAACCATCGGCCCAGTCGTTCCACGGTGAGATTAAGGTTTTCGGAATAGAGGCGGGTTAATGAGTCCAGCGAGTTCACGACGAAAATAATCCCAACCACGATCATCGCAATTTGCAAAGGTGCGGTTAGGGAGATTTCTTGGCTGTGAACATAAAATAATATCGAGAACCATAATGCGATGGGAATTGATGGCAAGACGAGCAGTGCCGCCAGCAGCTGCCACGGCCGAAGCCCCCCGACAAATCGCGCAACAAATTGGCCGATCATGATGCTCCAAGCGAACCACCAGAACAGATAAAAAGCATGATAGTCAGTCAGTGGGCTGACGAACCGGTGTAAATTGCCAAAATAGCCGCCCAGATATTGTCCGCTCTGTAAAAATTGGTCGATACCCATATCGCTATGCACCAAAATCGCGGCAATCAGGGCAAGGAACAGCACGAACGAACCCATACTCAGCCAAATAACCAATCGAATGTCGGTGCTTGATATCACAGCGGCGAGCACGACCACAGCAACAAGCGCATAGCGCGCCGCCTCCGGGATATTGGTGATATAATCGGGAAGATAGCTGAAAAAGAGAAATCCGGTAAACGCACAAGTCGCTATGATCACGAGATTGTTCATCACCTTCACCCATCCGATCTCGAACAATTTCAGCCGTGGTTCGACAACACAAAAATAAAATGTCGTGAGAAAATAAAAACCCCAAACCAAAAACCCCCAAAAGCCAAATTCGAGCGCCAACGGGTTCGTGAAAGAATATACAGCTTCCGTTTCGTAGACCGGGAATTCAGTCAAGGGGAACAGGATCAAACCGACATCCAGACCAGAAGTGAATAAAATGGCGATAAATGCCATCAAGCTACTCGGCTGCTCCCCAGTGAGTAGGGTTTTTCGGAACCAGATGATCAAGAACACTGAAGTAATCAACGTAATCAATATAGCAGTGGTCAATATGATGTGGGCGCTTTGCATCGATCGCGTTTTTTCGAGTGAAGATATTGCAATACCTATGCAAAAAACCGATGGAAGCAAAATGGAAACTTATTTTACCACCGCTTTGTTGATCCATATCGGTGCTCTATTTTACATCGTCGCCTTCCTGATCCGCGATGAAATGAAGCTGCGTCTGCTGGTATTGAGCGGCTCTATTTTTTACCTGCTATATTACTATCTGTTTCCGGACGTTCCTCTGTGGGATGCAATCCTGACTACGGTCATTTTGACGCTTGCCAATTTAATCGTCCTGTTCCGCATTGCCTTGGAACGGTCTGTGCTCGCATTAAGTCTTGAGGAAAAGCAACTGTTCGCAGCGTTTGAAGGATTTACGCCCGGGCAATTTCGACAACTGCTCAAAATCGCCGAATGGCGCACGGCCCAATCCTCTGATGTGCTCACCACAGAGAATGAACCGCTTTCCAAATTATATTATATTTTTGAAGGATCTGTTCATGCGAAGAAGGGGAAGCATGAATTTACATTGGCCGCTGGAAATTTTATTGGAGAGATCGCATTCGTTCTCAAAGGCCCTCCAACTGCGAATGTTAGCGCTCTGGCTAACACCAGATATGTCGAGTGGAATAGCGCAGAAATTGAGCGACTAATGGCGAAATCATCCAGTTTTGAAAATGCCATGATGGCGCTACTCAGTCGTGATCTTGCTGATAAACTCGCGACTAGCATTCAGCCAGGATCGGTGATTGTATAGTAAGCCTTGCTAAGCGCTAACTTTCAGGCACGTTTTTTCTAGCCCAGTTCCTCCGCGCGAAGAGTCTTGCGGTCGAGTTTCCCGATCATCGTCTTGGGCAAGCTGTCACGAACAATCACATCACTGACGCGCTCATGCTTGCCAAGTTGTGGGTTGAGCCAGTCTTTCAGAGCTGCACCGTCAACATCCATTCCCTCTTCCAAAGCAACATAAGCTCTGGGGCTTTCGCCGCGATAATCATCGGGAACACCAATGACGAGCGCTTCCTTAACAGCTTCATGCTTGTAAAGCACTTCCTCGACCTGACTCGGAAAAACCTTGAAACCGCCAACGGCGATCATGTCCTTTATCCGGTCGACAATCTTTATATAGCCATCGTCGTCAATCTCCGCGACATCGCCGGTGCGCAGAAAGCCATCGACAAATACCTCGTCATCGGCCTGCGGCAAATTCCAATAGCCTTGCATGACCTGCGGGCCAGAGAAGATCAATTCGCCCGGCTCGCCTTCGGGGACTTGTTTGGTCGGGTCTTCCTTGTCGACCAGCTTGACCAAAGTCCCCGGTACTGGCTGTCCGATGGTTCCGGATTTATTGAGGCCGGAATAGGGGTTAGCGCTCACCACGCCGGAACTTTCGGTCAGGCCATAACCCTCAACGAGCTTGGCGCCGGTCTTCGCTTCGAATTTCTTTTTGAGCTCCAGTGGCAATGGCGCCCCGCCGGATACACAGACTTTAAGCGAAGAAAAATTGGTTTTGTCGATATCAGGATGATCGAGCAGCGCCTGATACATAGTGGGCACACCGGGCATGGCGGTAATATGGCTGCGGGTGATCGCTTTCAAGGTCTGCTTGGCGTCAAAGCGCGGCAGCATGACAATCTCCCCGCCCCGCTGAACCGTGCGATTGAGCACTGCGCTATTGGCGAAGACGTGGAAGAAAGGCAGCACGCCCATCAGCCGGTCATCTTCGTCAATATAAGGATCAATACTATTAATCTGCCGCGCATTGGCCGTCAGGTTCTGATGGCTGAGCATCGCGCCCTTGGGAGTCCCTGTCGTCCCGCCCGTATATTGCAACAAAGCAATATCTTTTTCCGGGTGGATATTGGGCGCGATATATTTGCCATCATTGGCCGTCAGGTCCGCAAAGGGCGTGATCCGGTCATCCTCGGGCTGCGGTGAATTTTCCTTGCTGCGAAACAACCGGTAGAAAAGCGCTTTTGCGCCCGGCAGAGCGCCGGCTACGCTGCCTACAACCAGTCGTTCGAGGCTGGATTGCTGGAGCACTTCATAGGCTGTGGGGAATACCGCGCTTGCCGACAATGTGAAGAGAATCTTCGTGCCGCTATCTTCAACCTGATGGTTCAGTTCCTCAACCGTATAAAGCGGCGAGAAATTTACCACCGTCGCGCCAATCGCCATTGCGCCATAGTAAGCCGTTACATAATGTGGAACATTCGGAAGAAACAGACCGATCCTGTCGCCCTTTTTGGCACCGAGATCTTGCAGACCTTTGGCTACACGGACGACGCCAGCCGCCACTTCGGCGTAGCTATATTTACGCCCCATGAAATCGAGCAGATTCGCGTCTCCTCTGCGACCAGCCGAGCGAAAGAACATGCCGGGCATCGACAGGGGCGCAAAAAATTGATCCCAGTTGGTAGGATGATTATAGCGCGATTTCCAGATTGGACTGGGTTCAGCGGATGGATGGGTTTCGGGGATATCAGTCATTAACATGAGTGTAAGTCAATGGAGCGGCGGTGACAATGGGGCTTACCGTTTTTGGCGGTCACTTATCGCAGCCTGTTACTCATGTGCCACGGGTCAGACGGCCTGACTAAAGGTTCCCGCCGTTTGTCCGCGAAATTCGTCAAATGTCGCAGCGATGCTCCGCGCATAAGGTCTGGCAGAAGGCATTAATTTCATCCGCTGATCAACAATCTCGATCAGACCGCGGTTAATAAAGGGCGCGAGTCGACCGGCATAGGTCGCCGCCCCGCCAAGTGTCGCAAGGTCAGCCTCCCCATTGGTCAAAATCTGTTCAATAATCGCGCCGTGCATTTGATGGTTGAAGTTCCGGCTTATGCCCACAGCCGCTGGCAATTGGCCTTGCCCCAAGCAAGCGCGGTAGCGGCCGGTATTTTTCTCGTTCTGGACGATCAGGTCAGGAAATTCGCTGATCGCCGAAGCGCCCATTCCGATCAATATATCGCTCTGATCATCGGTAAAGCCTTGGAAATTTCGCCTAACCGTACCGCTTGCCCCTGCCTGCCCGAGGGGATCGCCGGGCAGTGCGAAATGGTCAAAGCCGATGGGTTGATAGCCCGCTCGGGTTAGAAAGTCATAGCCGAAAGCGGCCATATCGAAACGCTGCCTGGCATCAGGCAGATGAGTATCGTCAATCTGACGCTGACGGGGAATGAGGCTCGGAATATGAGCATAGCCAAACAGCGCGATCCGTTCCGGCGCGAGCGCAATCGTCTGTTCCAGCGTTTTCCGCAAAATATCCATCGTCTGGTCGGGCAGACCGTACATCAAATCAAAGTTGAGTGATGTAACGCCGGTCGCTCGCAAGTGCGCGACCATATCCGTCACCATGTCCAGAGGTTGCACTCGCCCGATCGCAGCCTGCACAGCCGGATCAAAGCTCTGCACGCCAAGGCTTACATTATCCATACCGGCCCCCACCATCAGTTCCTGCCATTCTGCCGAATAGCTTCGGGGGTCCAGTTCGATCGAGAGGACAGCTCCATCGATTTGGAAAACTGTCTTCAGTTGATTCAATAACGCCTTGAAATCACCAGCGAAAAGAGCATTTGGACTGCCACCACCAAAGGCGATCCGCTTCACCCGGCCTCGGTGATTCAGCTTGGCTGCAACCAGATCAATCTCGGCAAATAATGCTTTCATATAGGCCGTCAGACGGTGCGTCCGGTTTGCTCTGTCGGTGTTACAGCCGCAATACCAGCATATCTGATCGCAATAGGGGATATGGACATAAAGCGACATATCGTCGCAAAGCCGGACATTTTTCAGCGCGCGATCCAGATCGGGCGAACCGACGCTGGCATTGAAATCAGCGGCGGTTGGATAGCTTGTATAGCGCGGAACCGGGCGTTCGAGCAGTTCTGGATGATACTTCCACATGACAGCGGTTTATGCGGAAATAAACTGGCTGTCTTTGCGCTAGATCAAGGCGCGCTATACCAAGCCGTTCCGTCCTTCATGTCATGCACTGCCCGGCCCGTATATTCGAGATGGCGGAGCGTTGCCATCGCCTCTCCAGTTGCCATCCCGATGACATCATGGCCAATGGGACGGGAGAAAAGTAACGGAAAGCTATCGACCACCCGCATCGGTTTTTCAGCAAGGGCATCGGCGAGATCATCCAACGCCTCATTATGCCGCAACGCCAAAGTATCAAGGCGTTGATGCGCGCCCTTAAATGGCCGACCATGGGCTGGTAACACAAGCAGGTCGGGGTCAATCTCGGCCCGAAATCGGTCAATACTGGTCAGCCATTCACCCAGAGGGTCGGCTGTTGGTTCGCTCAGCATCACCGAAATGTTCGAGGTAATTCGCGGCAGGATCTGATCACCAGAAATCATCACCTGGTTTTTGTCATCAATCAAACAAGCATGCTCTGGCGTATGGCCACGCCCGATCATTACCCGCCAATGATTGTCGCCGATAGTCAGGCTATCGCCCTCATCCATGCGAATATGACCGATGGGCATCTGTGAGACCGCGCGCGCAAAGCGGCCCCAGCCGCCCTCACATTTTTCCTTGATCAGCGCTTCATCCCAACCCGCAAACCGCCATTCGTCAATTGCTTCCTGCGGCACATCAGCGCTCACGTCAGCCGTCAGCATCCGTGCCAGCAGCCATTCGGTGCGGTTCATATGCAACGGTGCTTTGAACCGATTGGCTAGCCAGCCGGCGCAGCCCACATGGTCAGGGTGGAAATGGGTGACAACAATTTTGGTGGCCGTTTTCCCGTTCAATCCAGTTTCAAAAAGCGCTTTCCACGATTCAATGACGGCGGGCATGAACAAGCCGGTATCGACAATAGCAAAACCCGGCGTTCCATCCGGATGCAGGTCATCCAATATCCAATTGTTAATATGTCCCAGAGGTCCCGGAACCGGCGTGCGGGTCCAGCCGATGCCGGGCATCAATTCGAAATATTCGCCATATTTGGGCTCATATTCGCCGAGCGGATAGGTGAGACCTTCGACTTCGATCGGATCAAAGCCGTGATCAGCCAGCGTTGCGTCATAAGCGGGTGGTGTTGTGAGAGCATCCATGGATAGACCATAGACATATCCCTTGTCGCCAAGCAACCGGATTTAATCGGTCAATTAAGGGAATTACCGCACCAAAAGTTTATTGCTCCGGACACCGCATAAAACGCGGAGCATCAGATTAGCTATCCTTGAACAACGTCTCTGCAGTCAAATCTTCGGTCGCGATTTCTTCCTCGCCAGATTCAGCGGCCAGCGCAGCTTCCGCATCACGTTCGGCCTGCGCCCGTTCTTCGTGCAGTTCAGCAATAAGCGCTTCTTTGTCGCCGCCGAGTTTCTTGTCTTCGGGCACTTCAGGCTCAATACCGGCTTTTTTCGCTGCCTTGGCAACAACAGCATCCAGTTCGCGCTGTGAGCAAAGCCCCAGAGTCACGGGATCTTTGGGAACGATATTTGCAATATTCCAATGCTCGCGATCACGGATTGCGTTGATTGTTGTGCGGGTTGTACCGATCAACTTGCCCACCTGTGCGTCGGAAATTTCCGGATGATTGCGCAGCAACCAGGCTATGCCATCTGGCTTATCCTGACGCTTAGACACCGGGGTATAACGCGGTCCCTTGGTGCGGCGCACCTGATCGGGGCCTTTTTGCAGCTTCATCCGATAATTGGGATCTGCTTCTGCTCTGGCAATTTCCTCATTGGTCAGTTCATGCGCCTGCACCGGATCGCGGCCGGTATATTTGGAACCGGCCAGATCATCGGCCATCGCATTGACTTCAAGAATGTGAATGCCACAAAATTCAGCAATTTGTTCAAAGCTCAATCCGGTATTATCCACCAGCCAGCTGGCGGTGGCGTGCTGCATGAGCGGAGTTGGGTTATCTTGGGCCACGGTGGCGTCCTTCTCAAAAAATAAGGGCCGCCCCTTTCGGGAGCGGCCTGTTGTTGAGCCCTATGTAGGGGATATCGAAAGAGTCGGCAAGATATTTGGTTGAACCATCATTTTTTTGCAAATTTTCTAGATTCAAGCCCTCGCAAAAATCGCCTTTGCTATAAATCGGCGAGATAGATGAACTGTCCGGTCCGGCTCTATTGGAACCAATCCATCGAGAAATTGACTCGCGCTTGCCCCCCAACTAAACTTTGCAGCCCTTTCCAAACAATCATTTTGATGCAAACACTGGGCAGCGGCAATCGCGCGGTTTAGATCGTCATCCATAACGCCGCTATTTCCGGTTAGTATATCTATAGGTCCTGTTACCGGAAAAGCCGCAACTGGCGTCCCGCAGGCCAGCGCCTCAATAAGCACGAGCCCGAACGTATCGGTTTTGCTAGGGAACACAAAGACATCGGCACCGGCATAACAGCCGGCAAGTTCTCGCCCCGATTTCCGGCCTAGAAAATAGGCTTCTGGATAATCCTTGCGCAAGGTTTTCAGAGCAGGGCCGTCACCAACTACTACCTTGCTACCAGGTTGATCAGTTTTCAGAAAGGTCTCGATATTTTTCTCTACCGCCACGCGTCCGACATAGAGCTGAATAGGGCGTGGTAGCTGCTTAAACAGGTCTGGTGTTGGTGCATCTGGCGAAAAATTATCAAGGTCAACACCACGGCTCCAGTGATGGACTTGCGGCAAATGTTCATCGATCAGTTGCTGACGAACACTATTTGTAGACACCATTATGGCTTGTGATGGGCGGTGAAACCAGCGGATATAGAGCCAAAAAATCCGCGGCGAAAAATATGTACGTTTTGCAAGATACTCGGGGAATTGGGTGTGATAGGCTGTCGTGAATGGCCGATGGTTGCGGCGACACCAGCGCCGTGCCGACAAACAGAGAGGCCCTTCCGTCGCCAAGTGGATAGCATCTGCATCAAACTCTGCAATCCGCTGCCCGACGCTGCGCGCGCGGGTCACGGCCAAACGGATTTCTGGATAGCTAGGTGCAGCAACAGAGCGATATTGATCAGGCGAG
Encoded proteins:
- the hemN gene encoding oxygen-independent coproporphyrinogen III oxidase translates to MWKYHPELLERPVPRYTSYPTAADFNASVGSPDLDRALKNVRLCDDMSLYVHIPYCDQICWYCGCNTDRANRTHRLTAYMKALFAEIDLVAAKLNHRGRVKRIAFGGGSPNALFAGDFKALLNQLKTVFQIDGAVLSIELDPRSYSAEWQELMVGAGMDNVSLGVQSFDPAVQAAIGRVQPLDMVTDMVAHLRATGVTSLNFDLMYGLPDQTMDILRKTLEQTIALAPERIALFGYAHIPSLIPRQRQIDDTHLPDARQRFDMAAFGYDFLTRAGYQPIGFDHFALPGDPLGQAGASGTVRRNFQGFTDDQSDILIGMGASAISEFPDLIVQNEKNTGRYRACLGQGQLPAAVGISRNFNHQMHGAIIEQILTNGEADLATLGGAATYAGRLAPFINRGLIEIVDQRMKLMPSARPYARSIAATFDEFRGQTAGTFSQAV
- a CDS encoding MBL fold metallo-hydrolase; this encodes MDALTTPPAYDATLADHGFDPIEVEGLTYPLGEYEPKYGEYFELMPGIGWTRTPVPGPLGHINNWILDDLHPDGTPGFAIVDTGLFMPAVIESWKALFETGLNGKTATKIVVTHFHPDHVGCAGWLANRFKAPLHMNRTEWLLARMLTADVSADVPQEAIDEWRFAGWDEALIKEKCEGGWGRFARAVSQMPIGHIRMDEGDSLTIGDNHWRVMIGRGHTPEHACLIDDKNQVMISGDQILPRITSNISVMLSEPTADPLGEWLTSIDRFRAEIDPDLLVLPAHGRPFKGAHQRLDTLALRHNEALDDLADALAEKPMRVVDSFPLLFSRPIGHDVIGMATGEAMATLRHLEYTGRAVHDMKDGTAWYSAP
- a CDS encoding DUF1013 domain-containing protein, encoding MQHATASWLVDNTGLSFEQIAEFCGIHILEVNAMADDLAGSKYTGRDPVQAHELTNEEIARAEADPNYRMKLQKGPDQVRRTKGPRYTPVSKRQDKPDGIAWLLRNHPEISDAQVGKLIGTTRTTINAIRDREHWNIANIVPKDPVTLGLCSQRELDAVVAKAAKKAGIEPEVPEDKKLGGDKEALIAELHEERAQAERDAEAALAAESGEEEIATEDLTAETLFKDS
- a CDS encoding glycosyltransferase family 4 protein encodes the protein MKIALVTDAWHPQVNGVVRTLDTVIGILRYWGHEVLVISPDQYRSVAAPSYPEIRLAVTRARSVGQRIAEFDADAIHLATEGPLCLSARRWCRRNHRPFTTAYHTQFPEYLAKRTYFSPRIFWLYIRWFHRPSQAIMVSTNSVRQQLIDEHLPQVHHWSRGVDLDNFSPDAPTPDLFKQLPRPIQLYVGRVAVEKNIETFLKTDQPGSKVVVGDGPALKTLRKDYPEAYFLGRKSGRELAGCYAGADVFVFPSKTDTFGLVLIEALACGTPVAAFPVTGPIDILTGNSGVMDDDLNRAIAAAQCLHQNDCLERAAKFSWGASASQFLDGLVPIEPDRTVHLSRRFIAKAIFARA